Proteins found in one Corynebacterium zhongnanshanii genomic segment:
- a CDS encoding MFS transporter encodes MDSNSSTANTPTTSHTPRLRRRPIPRQTEMGRRRRIITMIAMALGGFGIGTTEFVAMGLLNLVATDFGITEDQAGHAISAYALGVVVGAPLITTLTGSIPRRRLALILMAAFTIGNAMTVFAHSYEVLLLSRFIAGFPHGAYFSVTALIAASMAPEGKRGKSIALVSMGLSVATVIGVPIAQWLGVRFGWNTAFLMVAIIGLVTFTALWFTVPHMTLMPKTKPLTELGALVNSQVLFTLAIGTVGFGGMFAVYTYITWTLTENAGFSADKIWIALMTYGIGMMLGTYVGGLLADRNLEYTILSTLLFLIVVLSAFYFTSHNAFAGIVNFGVIAFGGSALVPSLQTRLMDVAGDAQTLAAALNHSALNAANATGAAVGGAVIAAGLGYSTPALAGAVMAFCGALIWIPAFLLRRKHGDKAKTLAV; translated from the coding sequence ATGGATAGCAATTCTTCCACCGCCAACACCCCCACGACCTCCCACACACCACGCCTGCGGCGGCGGCCCATCCCGCGCCAGACGGAGATGGGCCGTCGGCGTCGGATCATCACAATGATCGCCATGGCGTTGGGCGGGTTCGGCATCGGTACCACGGAATTCGTGGCGATGGGCCTGCTCAACCTGGTGGCCACGGACTTCGGCATCACCGAAGACCAGGCTGGGCATGCCATTTCCGCCTACGCACTGGGCGTGGTCGTGGGAGCCCCGCTGATTACAACGCTCACTGGATCCATTCCCCGTCGACGCCTAGCTCTCATCCTCATGGCCGCCTTCACCATCGGCAACGCCATGACGGTCTTTGCGCACTCCTATGAAGTCCTGCTGCTGTCCCGCTTCATCGCAGGCTTCCCGCACGGCGCCTACTTCTCCGTCACCGCCCTCATCGCCGCTTCCATGGCGCCGGAGGGCAAGCGCGGAAAGTCCATCGCCCTGGTGTCCATGGGCCTGTCCGTGGCCACCGTCATCGGCGTGCCTATCGCCCAATGGCTCGGCGTGCGCTTTGGCTGGAACACCGCGTTCCTCATGGTGGCCATTATTGGACTGGTGACCTTCACAGCCCTGTGGTTCACCGTCCCGCACATGACCCTCATGCCCAAGACCAAGCCCCTCACTGAACTGGGCGCGCTCGTCAACAGCCAGGTGCTGTTCACCCTGGCCATCGGCACAGTCGGCTTTGGCGGCATGTTCGCGGTGTACACCTACATCACCTGGACCCTGACGGAAAATGCCGGCTTCTCCGCCGACAAGATCTGGATCGCGCTGATGACCTACGGCATCGGCATGATGCTCGGCACCTACGTGGGTGGCCTGCTCGCCGACCGCAACCTGGAGTACACGATCTTAAGCACGCTGCTGTTTTTGATCGTGGTGCTCAGCGCGTTCTACTTCACCTCGCACAACGCGTTCGCGGGCATCGTGAACTTCGGCGTGATCGCCTTCGGTGGATCGGCGCTGGTGCCCAGCCTCCAAACGCGCCTGATGGACGTGGCTGGGGACGCCCAGACGCTGGCCGCGGCCCTGAACCACTCCGCGCTGAACGCGGCCAACGCCACCGGTGCCGCAGTCGGTGGCGCGGTGATCGCCGCGGGCCTGGGCTACTCTACCCCGGCGCTGGCTGGTGCCGTGATGGCGTTCTGTGGCGCGCTGATCTGGATCCCCGCCTTCCTGTTGCGCCGCAAGCACGGCGACAAAGCCAAGACACTTGCTGTGTAG
- a CDS encoding NADP-dependent isocitrate dehydrogenase — protein MAKIIYTRTDEAPLLATYSLLPIVEAFASTTGVEVETRDISLAARILAAFNDTLPEDQQVNDALAELGELAKAPDANIIKLPNISASIPQLKAAIAELQAAGYDLPDYPSEATTEEEKDAQARYDSVKGSAVNPVLREGNSDRRAPRAVKNFARKHPHSMGEWSADSKTNVATMEANDFRHNEKSVIIPAEDTLTIQLVKPNGETDVLKESLPVLEQEIIDATVLNAEALDSFLRAQVSRAKAEDVLLSVHLKATMMKVSDPIIFGHAVRAYFSDVYAEYGEELMKAGLNGENGLAAILDGLADLDNGEEIREAFDKALADGPRLAMVNSDKGITNLHVPSDVIVDASMPAMIRTSGQMWNKNNETEDTLAILPDSSYAGLYQVVIDDCRKNGAFDPTTMGSVPNVGLMAQKAEEYGSHDKTFRISDAGRVQVLNSAGDVLLEHEVEAGDIWRACQTKDIPLQDWVKLAVTRAAATGAPAVFWLDPQRAHDRNVADQVKKYLKDHDTDGLDIRIMSPEEACQFSLDRIRKGEDTISVTGNVLRDYLTDLFPIMELGTSAKMLSVVPLIAGGGLFETGAGGSAPKHVQQLQEENHLRWDSLGEFLALAESLRKLQETDNNPRTPILGDALDAATESVLNEDKSPSRSVGEIDNRGSHFYLAKFWARELAEQTKDKELAEIFTPVAEALEAEEKTIAAELEEKQGSPADLGGYYRPSDEKASAVMRPSATFNKIIDDLKR, from the coding sequence ATGGCTAAGATCATTTACACTCGCACCGACGAAGCCCCACTGTTAGCAACCTACTCCTTGTTGCCCATCGTTGAGGCCTTCGCTTCCACCACTGGCGTTGAGGTCGAGACGCGAGATATCTCTTTGGCTGCTCGCATCTTGGCAGCGTTTAATGACACGCTTCCCGAGGACCAACAGGTCAACGATGCGCTCGCCGAACTCGGCGAACTCGCCAAGGCCCCTGATGCCAACATCATCAAGCTTCCCAACATTTCCGCCTCCATTCCGCAGCTCAAGGCCGCTATCGCCGAGCTGCAGGCCGCTGGATACGACCTCCCGGATTACCCCTCCGAGGCCACCACGGAGGAAGAGAAGGACGCCCAGGCCCGCTATGACTCCGTCAAGGGCTCTGCCGTGAACCCGGTGTTGCGCGAAGGTAACTCCGACCGCCGCGCGCCGCGGGCGGTGAAGAACTTCGCCCGCAAGCACCCTCACTCCATGGGCGAGTGGTCCGCGGACTCGAAGACGAACGTGGCCACCATGGAGGCCAACGACTTCCGCCACAATGAGAAGTCCGTCATTATTCCCGCCGAGGACACCCTGACAATTCAGCTGGTGAAACCGAATGGTGAGACCGACGTATTAAAGGAATCCCTTCCCGTTCTGGAGCAGGAGATTATCGACGCTACCGTGCTGAACGCCGAGGCCTTGGATTCCTTCCTCCGCGCCCAGGTGTCCCGCGCGAAGGCGGAGGACGTGCTGTTGTCCGTGCACCTCAAGGCCACGATGATGAAGGTCTCCGATCCGATCATCTTCGGCCACGCAGTGCGCGCCTACTTCTCCGATGTCTACGCCGAGTACGGCGAGGAGCTGATGAAGGCCGGTCTGAACGGTGAGAATGGCCTGGCCGCGATCCTGGACGGCCTGGCTGACCTGGACAACGGCGAGGAGATCCGCGAGGCCTTCGACAAGGCCCTGGCCGATGGCCCTCGCCTGGCCATGGTGAACTCAGACAAGGGCATCACCAACCTCCACGTCCCATCCGACGTGATTGTGGACGCTTCCATGCCAGCCATGATCCGCACCAGCGGCCAGATGTGGAACAAGAACAACGAGACCGAGGACACCCTGGCTATCCTTCCGGACTCCTCCTACGCAGGCCTGTACCAGGTGGTCATCGACGATTGCCGCAAGAACGGCGCCTTCGACCCCACCACCATGGGCTCCGTGCCGAACGTGGGTCTGATGGCACAGAAGGCCGAGGAGTACGGCTCCCACGACAAGACCTTCCGCATCAGCGACGCCGGCCGCGTCCAGGTCCTGAACTCCGCCGGTGACGTACTGCTGGAGCACGAGGTAGAGGCCGGAGACATCTGGCGCGCATGCCAGACCAAGGACATCCCACTGCAGGACTGGGTGAAGCTGGCCGTAACCCGCGCCGCTGCCACCGGAGCTCCCGCGGTGTTCTGGCTGGATCCGCAGCGCGCTCACGACCGCAACGTGGCCGACCAGGTGAAGAAGTACCTGAAGGATCACGACACGGACGGCCTGGACATCCGCATCATGTCCCCAGAGGAGGCGTGCCAGTTCTCCCTGGACCGCATCCGCAAGGGCGAGGACACGATCTCCGTGACCGGTAACGTGCTGCGCGACTACCTGACGGACCTGTTCCCCATCATGGAGCTGGGCACCTCCGCCAAGATGCTGTCCGTGGTTCCGCTGATCGCCGGTGGTGGACTGTTCGAAACCGGTGCCGGCGGCTCCGCCCCGAAGCACGTGCAGCAGCTCCAGGAGGAAAACCACCTGCGCTGGGACTCCCTGGGAGAGTTCCTGGCCCTGGCCGAGTCTCTGCGCAAGCTGCAGGAGACGGACAACAACCCACGCACCCCGATCCTGGGCGACGCCCTGGACGCGGCGACCGAGTCCGTGCTGAACGAGGACAAGTCCCCCTCCCGTTCGGTGGGCGAGATCGACAACCGCGGTTCCCACTTCTACCTGGCGAAGTTCTGGGCTCGCGAGTTGGCTGAGCAGACCAAGGACAAGGAACTGGCGGAGATCTTCACCCCCGTGGCCGAGGCCCTGGAGGCCGAGGAGAAGACCATCGCGGCTGAGCTGGAGGAGAAGCAGGGCTCCCCTGCCGACCTCGGCGGCTACTACCGCCCCTCCGATGAGAAGGCCAGCGCCGTGATGCGCCCGTCGGCAACCTTCAACAAGATCATCGACGATCTGAAGCGCTAG
- the metX gene encoding homoserine O-acetyltransferase MetX, which produces MHYDLLPATGGYTDIAIGDLVTEAGVTIPEVSLRLHAFYTATEGDADYAEFSAGPLPGTDLRQRPIILVEHALTGNGNVVDWWEDMVGEGKPIDTNRYLVLCANVLGGCDGSTGPSSPHPDGKAWGSRFPGLSIRDMVTAEKKMLDVLGITQVHAIIGASMGGARTLEWTLMYPDTVLAALPIAVSARASAWQIGIQSTQIRFIEADPHWQGGDYYGTGLTPSEGMGQARRIAHLTYRGELEIDERFGTDPQVGENPLGPYRSPDQRFAVESYLDLHAERLKKRFDPGTYAVLTDALNRHDVGRGRNGMNAALGSSQVPTMVVGVDTDILYPLHQQEHLSRNLGDFIGLSKITSPTGHDGFLIESRQMGQILVKFLGKVEQLSAKPVE; this is translated from the coding sequence ATGCACTACGATCTTCTCCCCGCCACGGGTGGCTACACGGACATCGCCATCGGAGACCTCGTCACCGAGGCCGGTGTGACCATCCCCGAGGTCAGCCTGCGACTGCACGCGTTCTACACCGCGACCGAGGGCGATGCGGACTACGCCGAGTTTTCGGCAGGACCGCTGCCCGGAACCGATCTGCGCCAGCGGCCCATCATCCTGGTGGAACACGCCCTGACCGGCAACGGCAACGTGGTGGACTGGTGGGAAGACATGGTGGGAGAAGGCAAGCCCATCGACACAAACCGCTACCTGGTGCTCTGCGCCAACGTCCTGGGCGGCTGCGACGGCTCCACAGGGCCCAGCAGCCCACACCCCGACGGCAAGGCGTGGGGTTCACGCTTCCCCGGCCTGTCCATCCGCGACATGGTCACCGCGGAGAAGAAGATGCTAGACGTTCTGGGCATCACCCAGGTCCACGCCATCATCGGCGCCTCCATGGGTGGGGCGCGCACCCTGGAGTGGACGCTGATGTACCCGGACACGGTGCTGGCGGCGCTGCCGATCGCGGTCTCCGCCCGCGCCTCGGCCTGGCAGATCGGAATCCAATCCACCCAGATCCGCTTCATCGAAGCGGACCCGCACTGGCAAGGTGGAGACTACTACGGCACCGGGCTCACCCCCTCCGAAGGCATGGGCCAGGCCCGTCGCATCGCGCACCTCACCTACCGCGGTGAGCTGGAAATCGACGAGCGCTTCGGTACCGACCCACAGGTGGGCGAAAATCCCCTGGGCCCCTACCGCAGCCCCGACCAGCGCTTTGCCGTGGAGAGCTACCTGGACCTGCACGCCGAGCGTTTGAAGAAGCGCTTCGACCCCGGCACCTATGCAGTACTGACGGATGCTCTGAACCGCCACGACGTGGGGCGCGGACGCAACGGCATGAACGCCGCGTTGGGATCCAGCCAGGTGCCGACTATGGTGGTGGGCGTGGACACGGACATCCTGTACCCACTGCACCAGCAGGAACACCTCTCCCGTAATCTGGGCGACTTCATTGGGCTGTCCAAGATCACCTCCCCCACCGGCCACGATGGCTTCCTGATCGAAAGCCGCCAGATGGGGCAGATTCTGGTGAAGTTCCTGGGGAAAGTGGAGCAGCTGAGCGCCAAGCCTGTGGAGTAG
- a CDS encoding YhjD/YihY/BrkB family envelope integrity protein yields MPTHTTTGPAKESLDDYGVERTRQDEPAALEKYREKWPWFDHVMRMQERYTDQGGNQFAAGITYFSVLSMFPLLMLVLAITLMVLAGNQEMMDSVTEKISSMGEGGMGDTVNSIVEQATEQAGSIFSIGLLLALWTGLSWIGNLRMGASSMWKVSGTADNFIKGKLSDLIVLIGLLIALIVAFAVTTIGNSGLTLHLLDLVGLQDIPGIRYITFGVALVVGLLANFVVFTWMLGSLPRVKTHRKSVFKAAVIGAVAFEVFKQFATMFFSNALSNPAGAAFGPIIGLMVLMYFIWRITLYCSAWAATTPESLALLPPAVPSAAVIRVRQEVRTGSNDSVRAGLVGSGAAIGVLMGGALGMLLGGRKK; encoded by the coding sequence ATGCCCACGCACACCACAACCGGCCCGGCGAAGGAATCTTTGGATGACTACGGAGTGGAGCGCACGCGTCAAGATGAACCCGCAGCCCTAGAGAAGTACCGCGAGAAGTGGCCGTGGTTCGACCACGTCATGCGGATGCAGGAACGCTACACCGATCAGGGCGGCAACCAGTTCGCCGCCGGCATTACCTACTTCTCTGTACTGTCCATGTTCCCACTGCTCATGCTGGTGCTGGCCATCACCCTGATGGTCCTGGCCGGTAACCAAGAGATGATGGATAGCGTGACGGAGAAGATCTCCTCCATGGGCGAAGGCGGCATGGGGGACACGGTGAACTCCATCGTGGAACAGGCCACCGAGCAGGCCGGATCCATCTTCTCCATCGGTCTGCTCTTGGCTCTGTGGACGGGCCTGAGCTGGATTGGAAACCTGCGCATGGGCGCATCCTCCATGTGGAAGGTCTCCGGAACCGCCGATAACTTCATCAAGGGCAAGCTGTCCGACCTGATTGTGCTCATTGGCCTGCTGATCGCCCTGATCGTTGCGTTTGCCGTCACCACCATTGGTAACTCCGGTTTGACGCTCCACCTGCTGGACCTGGTGGGTCTGCAGGACATCCCCGGCATCCGGTACATCACCTTCGGTGTGGCCTTGGTGGTTGGTTTGCTGGCCAACTTCGTGGTGTTCACGTGGATGCTGGGCTCCCTGCCACGCGTCAAGACTCACCGCAAGTCCGTCTTCAAGGCAGCGGTGATCGGTGCCGTGGCTTTCGAGGTCTTCAAGCAGTTCGCCACGATGTTCTTCTCCAACGCGCTGAGCAATCCCGCCGGCGCGGCCTTCGGACCGATCATCGGTCTGATGGTGCTGATGTACTTCATCTGGCGCATCACCCTGTACTGCTCCGCATGGGCAGCCACCACCCCAGAATCTCTGGCGCTTCTGCCACCCGCCGTGCCGTCCGCCGCGGTCATCCGCGTGCGCCAGGAAGTGCGTACCGGTTCTAACGACTCCGTGCGCGCCGGGCTTGTGGGATCGGGCGCTGCCATTGGCGTGCTGATGGGCGGAGCCCTGGGCATGCTGCTGGGCGGACGTAAGAAGTAG
- the trpS gene encoding tryptophan--tRNA ligase: MSNPDAAEGTAPVKKQRVVSGLQPTSDSYHLGNYLGAVKQFIQLQDDYEAFYFIPDQHAITVPGYNPKDLRTRTLAGAAQLLALGIDPERSTLFVQSHVPEHAQLAWVLMCITGDGEARRMTQFKDKSAKQGNDNTTSGLYAYPMLMAADILLYRPHLVPVGEDQRQHLELTRNLAERFNSRYKKTFVVPEGFIPEGASKIYDLQNPTAKMSKSTDNPKGLINLLDDPKVSAKRIRSAVTDNDGEIRYDKEQKPGVSNLLVIQSAMSGKTIEEIVAGYQNSGAGYGDLKKDTAEVLEEFCGPLRASFDEYMNDRAELERVLARGAERAREIASKTVEQVYERVGFLAGQ, encoded by the coding sequence ATGAGCAACCCCGACGCAGCCGAAGGTACAGCACCAGTGAAGAAGCAGCGAGTCGTCTCTGGCTTGCAACCCACCAGCGATTCCTACCACTTGGGTAACTACCTGGGAGCGGTGAAGCAGTTCATCCAACTGCAGGATGACTACGAGGCGTTTTACTTCATCCCTGACCAGCACGCCATCACGGTGCCGGGCTACAACCCCAAGGATCTGCGCACCCGCACGCTGGCGGGTGCGGCCCAGCTGCTGGCTTTGGGCATTGACCCGGAGCGCTCCACTCTGTTCGTGCAGTCGCACGTACCTGAGCACGCGCAGCTGGCCTGGGTACTCATGTGCATCACGGGGGACGGGGAAGCCCGCCGCATGACGCAGTTCAAGGACAAGTCCGCCAAGCAGGGCAATGACAACACCACCTCGGGCCTGTACGCCTACCCCATGCTGATGGCGGCAGACATCCTGCTGTACCGCCCACACCTGGTGCCGGTGGGTGAGGATCAGCGCCAGCACCTGGAGCTGACCCGCAACCTGGCCGAACGCTTTAACTCCCGCTACAAGAAGACCTTCGTGGTGCCGGAAGGGTTCATCCCCGAGGGAGCCTCCAAGATCTACGACCTGCAAAACCCCACCGCCAAGATGTCCAAGTCCACGGATAATCCCAAGGGACTCATCAACCTCTTGGATGATCCGAAGGTCTCCGCCAAGCGCATCCGCTCGGCCGTGACGGACAACGATGGTGAGATCCGCTACGACAAGGAACAGAAGCCGGGTGTGTCCAACCTTCTGGTGATCCAGTCGGCGATGTCTGGCAAGACCATTGAGGAGATCGTGGCCGGCTACCAGAACTCCGGTGCCGGATACGGCGACCTGAAAAAGGACACGGCCGAGGTGCTGGAAGAGTTCTGCGGACCGCTGCGCGCGTCCTTTGACGAGTACATGAACGACCGTGCGGAGCTGGAGCGCGTGCTGGCGCGGGGAGCGGAACGCGCACGTGAGATCGCCTCCAAGACGGTGGAGCAGGTCTACGAGCGGGTAGGGTTCCTCGCCGGCCAATAG
- a CDS encoding trimeric intracellular cation channel family protein, producing MLSVLYVIGITAEAMTAALAAGRQRMDIFGVMMIAAVTAFGGGVVRDVLLDHYPMRWVAEPIYLVIVLAAALLTVLASFLMDYFRTIFLVLDAIGLSAFSVLGTQVAMSLGHGLLIAIVAAVVTGVFGGILRDIFCDRVPLVFSEELYASVAIVAACLYFGLVTFTGSTQLAVMVTLVVAIVLRLLAIYYNISLPVFEYQDKEYQRDPAGRLTLWVLNKAGVRRRVRKKRTITNRRGNRRDRGE from the coding sequence ATGCTGAGCGTCCTCTACGTCATTGGAATCACCGCTGAGGCGATGACCGCTGCCTTGGCGGCGGGCCGGCAACGCATGGACATCTTTGGCGTGATGATGATCGCTGCCGTCACTGCCTTCGGTGGGGGTGTGGTCAGGGATGTGCTGCTGGACCACTACCCGATGCGGTGGGTCGCCGAGCCGATCTACCTGGTGATCGTGTTGGCGGCGGCGTTGCTGACGGTGCTCGCCAGCTTCCTGATGGACTATTTCCGAACCATCTTCCTGGTGCTGGACGCCATCGGCCTGTCGGCGTTTTCCGTGCTGGGTACGCAGGTGGCCATGTCCTTAGGTCACGGCCTGCTGATCGCGATCGTGGCCGCGGTGGTTACCGGCGTGTTCGGTGGAATCCTGCGCGATATTTTCTGCGACCGTGTGCCGTTGGTGTTCTCTGAGGAACTGTATGCCAGCGTGGCGATCGTGGCGGCGTGCCTGTACTTCGGGCTGGTGACCTTCACCGGCAGCACGCAGCTTGCAGTGATGGTGACGCTGGTGGTGGCGATTGTGCTGCGCCTGCTGGCGATTTACTACAACATCTCCCTGCCGGTCTTCGAGTACCAGGACAAGGAGTACCAGCGGGATCCCGCCGGGCGCCTGACGCTGTGGGTGCTCAATAAAGCCGGTGTTCGCCGGCGTGTGCGCAAGAAGCGGACGATCACCAATAGGCGTGGGAATCGGCGTGACCGAGGGGAGTAA
- a CDS encoding exodeoxyribonuclease III has product MSEQAATYGSLRTPASDSLTVATVNVNGIRAAAKVRNENNHGILPWLEDTPADVVLLQEVRADQDQAHKALGPALDAGWHLELAPAAAKGRAGVGILSRRELSDVRVGFSEKGHAGAEEFDDAGRFLSAAVDTSFGPVRVASLYLPSGSVGSEKQDEKYRFLDSFSEYLHDYATEAESGTELEMVVGGDWNICHSRADLKNWRGNRAKSGFLPDERAFLDNLVGTFPHAATQIGDELDFGAKGNPGGVPGHFFGAVDYQPSEAATKRLHDGAAQYPKWFDVHRRICPEESGPYSWWTWRGQAFNNDAGWRIDLQLATSELAQRGISAANAAVDKAATVEERWSDHSPVLIEYAAS; this is encoded by the coding sequence ATGTCTGAACAAGCTGCTACTTATGGTTCGTTACGCACGCCGGCGTCGGATTCATTGACGGTCGCGACGGTCAACGTCAATGGCATCCGCGCGGCGGCCAAGGTCCGCAACGAGAACAACCACGGCATTCTGCCCTGGCTGGAGGACACGCCCGCGGACGTGGTGCTGCTGCAGGAGGTCCGGGCGGACCAGGATCAGGCCCACAAGGCACTTGGCCCTGCGCTGGACGCGGGCTGGCACCTGGAGCTCGCGCCGGCAGCCGCGAAGGGCCGCGCCGGGGTGGGTATCCTCTCCCGCCGCGAGCTGAGCGACGTGCGCGTGGGCTTTAGCGAGAAGGGCCACGCGGGCGCCGAGGAGTTCGATGATGCCGGTCGTTTCCTCAGCGCCGCCGTGGACACCAGCTTCGGCCCGGTTCGTGTGGCAAGCCTGTACCTGCCCAGCGGCAGCGTAGGCAGCGAAAAGCAGGACGAGAAGTACCGTTTCCTGGACAGCTTCTCCGAGTACCTGCATGACTACGCCACGGAGGCCGAATCCGGCACGGAGCTGGAGATGGTGGTCGGCGGCGACTGGAACATTTGCCACAGCCGCGCCGACCTGAAGAACTGGCGCGGCAACCGCGCGAAATCTGGATTCCTCCCCGACGAGCGCGCCTTCCTGGACAACCTGGTGGGTACCTTCCCGCATGCAGCCACCCAGATCGGCGACGAGCTGGACTTCGGCGCCAAGGGCAACCCCGGCGGCGTGCCCGGCCACTTCTTCGGGGCCGTGGACTACCAGCCCAGCGAGGCCGCCACGAAACGCCTGCACGACGGCGCGGCACAGTACCCGAAATGGTTCGACGTGCACCGCCGGATCTGCCCCGAGGAATCCGGGCCGTACTCGTGGTGGACGTGGCGCGGCCAGGCCTTTAACAACGACGCCGGCTGGCGTATCGACCTACAGCTCGCCACGTCCGAGCTTGCGCAGCGCGGAATCTCGGCCGCCAACGCCGCCGTGGACAAGGCCGCCACGGTGGAGGAGCGGTGGTCCGATCACTCCCCAGTTCTCATCGAATACGCGGCGAGCTGA
- a CDS encoding O-acetylhomoserine/O-acetylserine sulfhydrylase translates to MPKYNNDDLSNWGFATRQIHAGQSVDETGARNLPIHFTSSYVFNDAQHAQQRFALEDPGPIYTRLTNPTVDVVEQRIANLEGGVYAVAFASGMAAETAAILNLARSGDHIVASPRLYGGTETLLLVTLPKLGITTTFVDNPDDPESWAAAVQPNTKAFFGETFANPQADVLDIPAVAEVAHRHNVPLIVDNTIATAVLARPLELGADIVVASLTKFYTGNGSGIGGILVDGGTFDWTVEVDGEPVFPDFVNPDPAYHGLKYADLGPTAYGLKARAGLLRDTGAPLSPFNAWVVAQGLDTLSLRVRQHNANARKVAEYLQGKEQVATVNYAGLESSPWYSVKEKLGLEYTGSVLSFDLNTGDKDPKATAWAFIDALQLHSNLANIGDVRSLVVHPASTTHSQSTEENLANAGISQATVRLSVGIEDIEDILADLDKGFAAIS, encoded by the coding sequence ATGCCTAAGTACAACAATGATGACCTGTCCAACTGGGGCTTTGCCACCCGCCAAATCCACGCCGGCCAGAGCGTAGACGAGACGGGGGCGCGCAACCTCCCCATACACTTCACCTCCAGCTACGTTTTTAACGACGCCCAGCATGCGCAACAACGCTTCGCGCTGGAAGACCCCGGCCCGATATACACTCGGCTAACCAACCCCACCGTGGACGTGGTCGAGCAGCGTATCGCCAACCTCGAAGGTGGCGTATACGCCGTAGCCTTCGCCTCCGGAATGGCTGCCGAAACCGCGGCCATTCTGAACCTGGCCCGCTCCGGCGACCACATCGTGGCCAGCCCCCGCCTGTACGGCGGCACCGAAACGCTGCTGCTGGTAACCCTGCCGAAGCTCGGCATCACCACCACGTTCGTGGACAACCCTGACGACCCCGAGTCCTGGGCCGCCGCAGTACAGCCCAACACCAAAGCCTTCTTCGGAGAGACCTTCGCCAACCCGCAGGCCGACGTGCTGGACATCCCAGCCGTCGCAGAGGTTGCCCACCGCCACAACGTGCCGCTGATCGTGGACAACACCATCGCCACGGCCGTGCTGGCCCGCCCGCTGGAACTGGGCGCGGACATTGTGGTGGCGTCCCTGACCAAGTTCTACACCGGCAACGGCTCCGGCATCGGAGGCATCCTGGTGGACGGCGGCACCTTCGACTGGACCGTCGAGGTAGACGGCGAGCCCGTGTTCCCCGACTTCGTGAACCCGGATCCCGCCTACCACGGCCTGAAATACGCAGACCTGGGCCCCACCGCCTACGGTCTCAAGGCCCGCGCGGGCCTGCTGCGCGATACCGGCGCCCCACTGTCCCCCTTCAACGCCTGGGTTGTGGCGCAAGGCCTGGACACCCTGAGCCTGCGCGTGCGTCAGCACAACGCCAACGCCCGGAAGGTGGCGGAGTACCTCCAGGGCAAGGAGCAGGTGGCCACGGTCAACTACGCTGGTCTGGAAAGCTCCCCCTGGTACAGCGTGAAGGAGAAGCTGGGCCTGGAGTACACCGGGTCCGTCCTGTCCTTCGACCTCAACACCGGCGACAAGGATCCGAAGGCCACCGCCTGGGCGTTCATCGACGCCCTGCAGCTGCACTCCAACCTGGCGAACATCGGTGATGTGCGCTCGCTGGTGGTGCACCCGGCCTCCACCACGCACTCTCAGTCCACGGAGGAGAACCTGGCTAACGCCGGTATCTCCCAGGCCACCGTTCGCCTGTCCGTGGGTATTGAGGACATTGAGGACATCCTCGCCGACCTGGACAAGGGCTTCGCCGCCATTTCATAA
- a CDS encoding DUF3017 domain-containing protein produces MSSHKEQPEHPHIGSARAQLLENPHDRAVPASKLGSGLQRALVFLFVAALVGVAVLLLLDHWRRGSMLLSLALVYLGLIRWVVDSRIMGVLAVRSRKFDCCFTLSLGVMIGFLALSVDPLI; encoded by the coding sequence GTGTCATCGCACAAGGAGCAGCCGGAGCATCCGCATATTGGTAGTGCCCGTGCCCAACTGTTGGAGAACCCCCATGATCGGGCGGTTCCCGCATCTAAGTTGGGCAGCGGCCTCCAGCGGGCGTTGGTGTTTCTCTTTGTGGCGGCCCTGGTGGGGGTGGCAGTGCTGTTGCTGCTGGATCACTGGCGACGCGGCTCGATGCTGCTGAGCCTGGCGTTGGTGTACCTCGGGCTGATCCGCTGGGTGGTGGATTCCCGCATCATGGGGGTGTTGGCTGTGCGCTCGCGGAAGTTTGATTGCTGCTTCACGCTCAGCCTGGGAGTGATGATCGGCTTCTTGGCCTTGAGCGTGGACCCGCTGATTTAA